The Brassica rapa cultivar Chiifu-401-42 chromosome A10, CAAS_Brap_v3.01, whole genome shotgun sequence genome segment AAGTTAAGACGGTATCCTTCTGTTTTGGAGCATACCAATTCTCCTTCAGCTTGTGCTCGATTCTAGCGGGACGTGAAGAGCGAGAGAGAGGAAAGGAGCCTGACTTGGGCAAGACTCTTGGACTAGACTTGATATGCACTTGCTTCCTAAACTCCGAGTTTGGATCTTTCAGTATCTTGACAGAAACATCTTCTTTCCTCAGGATTTCAAGAAAATCAATATACTCAGTTACTTGCTTTGTTGTCATCATCTTCGTCAATTGTCTCGTTGGCTTTTCTGCACTAACAATCTTTGAGTGTCCGTTCTTAGAATCAAGAAAAGGTTCATGTTCATCAGTTTCATACACAAGGGAATGGGTTCGTGGAGTCTTCCAACCTATGATAACAGAGTAACTCCTCATTCAACAAATATATTTCCAGTACTTAGAGAAAGTAATATTACTAAATGGGCTTACAGATTGGACGGTTCTTAGTTCTCCAACGGTGAAAGTCAAACACATGAAGCATTCCAGCTAACCAGCCTGATTTGTGATTATATCCATGTCTTGGACTCGAACTTTCGCTTTTCATATGCTTCCCCATATTGAGTCCTTgaatttgtaaaagaaaaaaaacaatattaggTTACGTGTGAGTATAACAACAGCGACGTATTTAAAAAAACTAGTCGGACCAGACTAAGTAGCTTTGTCTGAAACCGTCaaatccaaaaagaaaaagaaagaaatgatcAAATCAAAGAAACAATTTATGTTTCTTGATCCATAATGAAAAACCAAATCATTCAAAAGCGAAAGCAGAATTGAGGAAGAATATCAGTTTAAAGGGTTTATCCAGTAGAATCTGACCTGGTGATGAAGAATAATGAAGCTGACTGGAGAGAATAGTAATAAATATACTCTCTTGACTCCGGCTAACTAGATTATTAGCTAGGCTCGAAGCTCTTTAGAACTCATTACAAACCAAATAACATAAGGAACAAGAACAACGAGTGATGCCGCAGAAGGTGTCTGAAAGAAGAAGGAAAACGAGGAAGACGTTGAACAAGAAAGTGAGACTTTTCGATCTGCTATGTGGTTCTACTTTACCCGCCAAAGATGGCCCGGTCTACTGGTAGATAATCGTTGAAAATGTCTGTTTCATATACATATAACGCTCACACGCCACcagaaatatttgttttaaccAAGTTGCTTTGATCTAGTGGTATAGGATCTCCAGTTGAAGTGCTCGTCCCTGGGTTCGAGCCTTGGCCACTGCGGAATTTACATATgggctgcagcatccgagaccgaagaccgttaTACGGTGAGCCACATGGTGACGCCCTGGCAGCATCTATGCtcacttcggtctctagtctggaccaccTCGGTGGAGCCAGGAtactcggttagcaaaaaaaaaattgttttttttttccttccaaAGAAATACattatctaatatttttaacttataattaaaaataataaataaatttgttctaatatataaattaaatctaaATAACACTTTGCTTTGATGAAACTATTATTTCCttcataataatttatttaatagacAACATCCCATTCCTTTTGTTTTATATGATGTTTTGAAGAAATTTCTGTGTTatactatttgattttttttacattttcttcgcagatttttcatttttttaatagaattaTATGTACGATATTAACTAGTCTGGTCAAAGagtttaaaatttcaaagtaagaccaatatttttttttacgatATTTGAATGTAGTAAAAGTTTCTAGAATTTGGCTGGTTTCAATAAGACCAAAAACCAAGTATAGTATGTTAACCAAACAAGTAGGATGAGTGGTTGTCAGGCTACTTGTGTTTATGGCAAATTGTTAGACACTATTTTATGGGAAGTGGGCTATCTTTTGGCTGCTTAGACTTTCTTATAAAATGTTAATTTCTGTCAAATGATAATATGATGTTGCTGTATATCTATTGCTATACAGTCATATACATGGTGTCCGGTGGCCTTTGCTGCCGGCTACCATCCTTTCTTTTTGTGTTTTGTGTGTATTTACTTTGATCTGTTGATCGATTTCTGTTTTTGCTTTGcgatttttttttcgttttgacGATTTTGTTGTGTAAAATTCAACAAAACCAGAGTTTTTATCATTCATATCTTtctctggtttgattggatctAAATAAAAGTGGTCTTCGCTTTGTTTGTATAGTATAATCCGAATATGGATGGCAAAGGCGTTTAGTTTGGGTCCCTCTTTCGCAAAATCATCATTTAGATCCCGGATAGCTTAAATTGAATTATCTTCATCAGAAGATAAGCTTTCAACTCCTCTCCTAGGAAATCAGTCTTTACTTTCTTTGTTAGCCAGACAAACAGTATATGAATAAAGCGTTCTAATTGGAAAGGATAAGAAAGATGTTTGATTAAGATCGATAGATTCATAAGAGAGTCAGAAGAGCTGGCGCCCATGATAGCGGTCCGGCGAAGATTCTACTTATGAATCAATTTGGTCAATCTCAAGATTATATATCTGAAGATAATAGATGGTTTGATTGAGGCGTAGGATGAAAACAAAGAAACTCGTATATTTAATAAAGTTTTAggaaatataatattatagttGAGTTTTGCTTACCAAAAATGATATAGCACAGTGGAACAAATCCGTTCACATCCTCACCACGTTTCGATTCCAGTCATcaacatgtatttttttaaaaaaaaaatttatacttaATAAAACGacgttttatattttaagatgaCTCTTATGATACGTCAATGCTACGTCACCACTAATAAACAGTGTCATTTGACGGATTTCGGATCAATGTTAGTCACTGTATAAAAAAAcgatttttataaattgatgtatgaaattcaaataatttttgaattaatgtatgttttagtatatattatCAGTATATATGTGCGGATCGGAATTCTATAGTAGTGTTGATGTAGGAATTGGCTGTTTTTCTAACAGGGACAGTCCAGCTAGAACGAATTTTTAGTTACCCGGCCGAGGTTCACGTCTAAAGTGATAAACTTTATCTTATAGAAATTTGTTAACGGATATACATCCCATGTAAGCCAAAATTGACGTGAAAGCCAAGGTTGACTTGGAAGATTAAAACCCTAACTACTCTTTTCATCTTTTACCCGAATAGAGGATGACTTCGACTACCAAATAGTAGTCAAGAGGAAATATACCGACTTCGACTAACTTATTAATTAACCTTTTTGAACATTTCTAACTTATTGGACTTGATCAAATATCAAACCCGCTCTGACTTTAAGCTCAATTAGCTTATGGTTACATATTGGTTTACTATTTTTCCGTTGTCTGCAGTGATCTCTTTCTCTAGCTATGTATACGGTTTGGTGTCACTGTGTTTGATATCGATGGACAAACAAAAAAGAGGCTGAGATCATTTAGTAAGCAAGTTGATCTGTTAGGAACTAActcatattttaaaagtaattatCACAACTGCCCCAACCAAAGTAAATGAATATGCCACCAAACATCAAATGAACTAAGTAAAgacattatattaaatttattttaaaaagaattaacaaaagaagaaaaggcCAAAGTGTAATGTCAATGACGTAAGAGAAGGAGAGTAGTGGTGGGGGAGAGGAATGATGAAAGATTGAAGAAACCGAGACCTCAGTGATAGTTTTAACACGTGGTAGTCTCTTAGCCCGTATGATGCTCTATACTACACGAGATCCAACAGCAATTAGCAGAAGCGAAAACAAAGGTAGATATTGGTGGCTCTGTTGACATTTGaagagtttttgtttttatgcaAATGTCTCTTAGCCCATAAGAAGATGTTTTCTTTAAGAAGGGGGGTCTTTCCTAGTTTTCCGCAGCTAAGGACGTCTCTTGTCCGTTTTACTTGCAATGGAAGTTCTTCACACGCACGAGGAAAGACACCGTCTTTGACTTGTCCAGGAGCGAGCGCGTGTTATAGGATGCAGTTAAACTGAGAGTGGTGGTCCTTATCTCGTCGTTGCGTATTTCCCAATTAGAATAGAAACCCCTGAGTTTAGGACTCCTTTTAGTCAACGCTTCTCCCTTTGTTTACAAGAAGTTTATAAGATTTCATTTACTTGTTTTTGACGTCAGACTTTATTTATAGCTTTTATCTACTTCTGTTGAcaattaaaaaaacttttatttccAAGATTTATCAGACAAAAAACGAATaatatctcttatatatttttgtttcttttatattcCTTTCATCTAATAGTTCATAATTGGTTACTCTATGCACATAagtcaactctctctctctctctcttccatctttttcttttctctgtgtttctgcCACGAATTGAGCAACTTCGATTCTAAATTTCTAATACCAAATTTGAATTTCTCAACTTGATTTTTGAAAAAGTTAACCTCGATGGGTAACGGAGTGACAAAACTGAGTACATGTTTCAGAGGCGGATATAGTTTCCGACAAAAACACATCTCAGTTCCACCTCCTACTGATCCTCAAGACGAAGGCTTAGGCCATTCTTTCTGCTACGTCCGACCCGAACCGACCCTCATCACTTGCTCAAAAGTCCATTCGGAGGAAGAGACCACTATGTTCCGAACCATCTCCGGCGCCTCCGTCAGCGCCAACGCCGCCACTCCTCTCTCCACCTCTCTCTACGATCCCTACGGCCACATCGACAGAGCCGCCGCGTTCGAGAGCACGACGTCATTTCCTTCCATCCCTCTCCAGCCCATCCCCAAAAGCTCCGGcggcggcggtggtggtggtggtccgGTCGCCTTGGGCTCCGGTCCAATCGAAAGAGGGTTCCTTTCGGGTCCGATAGAGAGAGGGTTCTCATCGGGTCCGCTTGACCGCGGCGGGCTATTCTCCGGCCCGCTTGAAAAGCCCATCTCCGATCATCAATTCCAGCGTAGCTTCTCTCACGGTTTGGCTTTACGTGTCGGGTCGAGAAAACGGTCTTTGGTTCGGATCCTCCGCCGTGCGATCTCGAGGACGGTTTCTCGAGGGCAGAACTCGATCGTCGCTCCGATCAAGTCCGTTAAAGAATCCGAGAGCAGCAAGAACCACAACGAGAATAACCTCACGGTTAATAGCTTGAACTTTAGCAGCGAGGGGACGTTGGACGACGACGTTTCGCTCGAGGGCCAGAATCTTCAGTGGGCTCAAGGGAAAGCAGGCGAGGATCGAGTACACGTCGTCGTTTCGGAGGAGCACGGTTGGCTTTTTGTCGGGATATACGACGGGTTCAACGGTCCGGATGCGACGGATTATTTACTCTCTCATCTTTATCCCACGCTTCATCGGGAGCTTAAAGGTTTGTTATGGGACGATCCAAACATCGAATCCAAACCTCAGGATCATGACGGTTCGTGTCTCGGTCAGGAAGATATTAATCATTGTGAGGGACGGTGGAGATGTGAGTGGGATCGAGAGAAGAAAGATCTTGACCGTAGATTAAAGGAACAGATCAATAGTAGGAGAAGTGGGTCGGACTCGGATCAGTTGACGAACCATTCGGATGTTTTAAAAGCATTGTCACAAGCTCTGAGGAAGACGGAAGAAGCGTATCTAGACACTGCTGATAAGATGCTGGAGGAGAATCCTGAGCTAGCTTTGATGGGTTCTTGTGTTCTGGTGATGCTTATGAAAGGTGAAGATATTTATGTGATGAATGTTGGCGATAGTAGAGCTGTGCTTGGTCAGAAGTCTGAATCGGATTACTGGCTAGCTAAGATAAGACAGGACTTGAAACGGATCAACGAAGAAACGATGAAGAGTAATTTGAGAGGTTGCGAGGGAGATCATGAAGTCTCAAATTTATCGGCTTTTCAGCTCACTGTTGATCACAGCACAGATGTAGAAGAGGTAAGTGAGCAAACAATTGCATTAGATTGGTCAATGCTTCTCATAGAGGTTCTGATTGTGTTATGTTCTTATGGTTATTAGGAAGTTGAAAGAATCAGAAACGAGCATTCAGATGATGTTAGTGCAGTGAGTAATGAACGGGTTAAAGGCTCCTTGAAGGTCACAAGAGCATTCGGTGCCGGTTTCTTAAAGCAGGTATTCATCTGACTTCATGTTTATTGTGATTTTGGCTATGTGTGATCTGAATCTAATAGCTTTTggttatgttattttttttttttttgcagcctAAATGGAACAATGCGCTTCTTGAGATGTTCCAAATTGATTACATAGGGGAGTCTCCGTACATAAGCTGCTTACCGTCCCTCTACCATCACAGATTAGGCTCCAAGGACAGGTTTCTAATACTATCATCAGATGGTCTCTACCAGTACTTCACAAATGAAGAAGCGGTTTCAGAGGTTGAGCTATTCATCACATTGCAGCCTGAAGGGGATCCTGCTCAGCACCTTGTACAAGAGCTTTTGTTCAGAGCTGCTAAGAAAGCTGgtatgttgataaaaaaattcttacatTGTGTGTTCTGTTCCAAACTCTGTTTTAGTTAAGCAGCTTGTCTCAAActgatgttattttttttttaaatatttgtaggTATGGATTTCCATGAATTGCTGGAGATACAACAAGGTGAACGGAGACGATACCATGATGATGTTTCAATAGTAGTGATCTCTCTAGAAGGAAGAATGTGGAAATCAtgtgtataataaaaaaacacaacCCTGTTGTAGTGTCTCAGTCATGTAGTATAATGTTGACAATCaggaaataatatttatatatgtaaaaaattttGGCAACTCAAATAGATAGGTGAAGAGAAGATTCTAGTGTCTTAAATTAGTGGTCAAAGATTTCGTTCTTTAAATTGTAAGTTTTTCCAACTGCTAATTGTACGTGAATAGAGAAGTAAATGAAGGAATTGAAATTCTGAGATATGAGTGGTAAGTAGCAGTTTGTGGTTGGAGAGAAGTTATTCACTTTCCCTCGCATTTAATTCACAAcctctctctgtttttttttttttgtttttcttcaaaTTCTATGGCTTCTTATTTGTTTCTTTCTGTACTGTTTCTTGCATTACAGGGAACTTGGTATTCATTAACTTTGgaattttatgtttaatgtaactTATTTGTCCTTTGTATTCTTACCCTCCTTAACTTATCTCAACTCCCCACACTTGCTACCTCAGATTATCAATCTATCATGTTGGTTTACGACGCTTCTAAGTTCAATTTCAGCATTTTCCCTGAGCTTTATTTGACGGGCATGTGCAGATTCCAAAACTTAATCCTACAGTGTAAAGCTTTCTATTGTGATATCATTCATagggtatatatatatgagaaggTCTCATAAGAGATAACTTCCATCCCAAGTAAAGATAGATCATATATCCTAAGTTATTCGAAACTTAACATTATCGTATtagaagaaatatatatatatgatatatctaaTACTCCCCTTAAGGATGGAGAGTGTAGATCTCAAACTCCCATTTTGCACAGTAAATAGTTAAACTGACGTCATCCAAGAGCTTTTGTAAGAAACTCGACAATCTGATCTTGAGAACTGACATGTTTTGTAGAAATGATCTTGTTCTTAATTGCATCTCGGATAATATGACAATCATATTCAATATGTTTGGTGTGCATATGAAACACAGGGTTTGCAGCAATATGCAAAGCATTCTTGTTGTTCACAGTACATTGGTATCGGCTCTGTTTGTGTAATGTCGAACGCTGTCAGAAGCTCCAACAACCATTGTAACTCCGAGTAAGTGTAAGACATGGTTCGATATTCAGCCTCTGCTGATGATCTGGAAACAGTAGGCTGTTTCTTTGTCTTCCATGAAATTGTTGTACCACCAAGAAAGATAACAAAACTAGTGAGAGACCGTCTTATTCCCAAAACCGGTTGTGAATCCAAGAAAAGACCTTGACCAGGACATCCTTTTAAGTATCGAACCACTCGAACAGCTGCTTCCCAGTGTTTCTTACGTGGCTTAGCCATAAATTGCGCTAGTATGTGAACCGCGTAGCTTAGCTCTGGTCGGTTGATAACGAGATACACTAGCCGACCAACTAACCTACGATATTATGCTGGATTTGTGTGATATTCACCCACCTCTTGTCCAAGAGTGTGATTCTGTTCTACAGGCGTGTCAAACGGTTTTGAACCAGACAAACCACATTCTGAAATAATATCCAAGACGTATTTTCTTTGTGAGAGATAGATGCCATTGTTTGCACAAGATACTTCTattctcaaaaaatatttaagaacacCAAGGTCCTTCATGTGGAAGAACTTACTTAAGTAGGCTTTGAACTTTGCAGTAAAAGCCTTATTGTTACCGCCAATGACCAAATCATCCACATAAACAAGAACG includes the following:
- the LOC103843926 gene encoding probable protein phosphatase 2C 4, coding for MGNGVTKLSTCFRGGYSFRQKHISVPPPTDPQDEGLGHSFCYVRPEPTLITCSKVHSEEETTMFRTISGASVSANAATPLSTSLYDPYGHIDRAAAFESTTSFPSIPLQPIPKSSGGGGGGGGPVALGSGPIERGFLSGPIERGFSSGPLDRGGLFSGPLEKPISDHQFQRSFSHGLALRVGSRKRSLVRILRRAISRTVSRGQNSIVAPIKSVKESESSKNHNENNLTVNSLNFSSEGTLDDDVSLEGQNLQWAQGKAGEDRVHVVVSEEHGWLFVGIYDGFNGPDATDYLLSHLYPTLHRELKGLLWDDPNIESKPQDHDGSCLGQEDINHCEGRWRCEWDREKKDLDRRLKEQINSRRSGSDSDQLTNHSDVLKALSQALRKTEEAYLDTADKMLEENPELALMGSCVLVMLMKGEDIYVMNVGDSRAVLGQKSESDYWLAKIRQDLKRINEETMKSNLRGCEGDHEVSNLSAFQLTVDHSTDVEEEVERIRNEHSDDVSAVSNERVKGSLKVTRAFGAGFLKQPKWNNALLEMFQIDYIGESPYISCLPSLYHHRLGSKDRFLILSSDGLYQYFTNEEAVSEVELFITLQPEGDPAQHLVQELLFRAAKKAGMDFHELLEIQQGERRRYHDDVSIVVISLEGRMWKSCV